One part of the Pecten maximus chromosome 9, xPecMax1.1, whole genome shotgun sequence genome encodes these proteins:
- the LOC117334245 gene encoding RNA-binding protein MEX3B-like isoform X1 produces the protein MLFEAAPFLKCSNPKLSTMPASLYNEMNPSASYEEQRALQLAFELSMMGLNGTEEENGSVGNSSSSSSGMDLDAARKRGSANMTECVPVPSSEHVAEIVGRQGCKIKALRAKTNTYIKTPVRGEEPVFVVTGRKEDVNAAKREILSAAEHFSQIRASRRNSSVSSVSATTTPTNGTTLTTGPPSPNAPGQVTIQVRVPYRVVGLVVGPKGATIKRIQQQTHTYIVTPSRDKEPVFEVTGLTENVEKARQEIESHIALRTGGIMDSQNEDDFRSNGVDSGFHELNGSGDFNGYNKSPNGVNGTCAFNNMHNALNSGCPPPQDTNIFSFPPVNTNTKISEFASNGNGFGNGFNGFNMYDNDEGIGGSPSFDPILPPSYMWGEYNDNRNSTLVSLFTSTSTSMPRRSSSLNGGHRLSPTLTDSPSPPHSGIGSGSDRSSPSPPSDHALVRRIRSDPLASVTTTMFGATPSTTFTPTSSEDASVISCTSALTVPPIASVVDVSLARNGGITCPVSVPTLNGRPRRQCFMCSESDIVAALVPCGHNLFCMECANLIVEKPQLERSCPVCQQAPTQAIRIFS, from the exons TGTTCGAACCCCAAATTGTCAACGATGCCAGCTAGCCTGTACAATGAGATGAATCCAAGTGCGAGCTACGAGGAACAGCGCGCACTGCAGTTAGCCTTCGAACTCTCGATGATGGGGTTGAACGGTACCGAGGAGGAGAATGGTTCTGTCGGGAACAGTTCGTCATCGTCATCCGGGATGGATTTGGATGCTGCGAGGAAAAGAGGCAGTGCTAACATGACGGAATGTGTACCAGTACCCAGCTCAGAACACGTGGCCGAAATCGTCGGACGACAGG gatgCAAAATTAAGGCGCTGAGAGCGAAGACAAACACATACATCAAAACCCCAGTTCGAGGTGAGGAACCTGTTTTTGTAGTTACTGGTAGGAAAGAGGATGTGAATGCCGCAAAGAGGGAAATTCTGTCTGCAGCTGAACATTTCAGTCAAATTCGTGCTTCTCGTCGCAACAGCAGTGTATCTTCAGTTTCCGCTACTACCACGCCAACAAATGGCACAACTCTAACCACAGGCCCCCCAAGTCCCAATGCTCCAGGACAGGTCACAATACAGGTGCGTGTTCCGTATAGAGTTGTGGGTCTTGTTGTTGGTCCTAAGGGAGCCACCATCAAACGAATCCAACagcaaacacacacatacatagtCACTCCCAGTCGTGACAAGGAACCAGTGTTTGAGGTCACGGGACTCACAGAGAATGTGGAGAAAGCCAGACAGGAAATCGAAAGTCACATTGCTCTCAGAACAGGAGGAATTATGGATTCTCAGAATGAGGATGATTTTCGCAGCAATGGTGTTGATTCAGGCTTCCATGAGTTGAATGGAAGTGGTGATTTCAATGGATATAACAAATCACCCAATGGAGTTAATGGTACATGTGCTTTCAACAACATGCACAATGCCCTGAACAGCGGTTGTCCACCCCCTCAAGACACCAATATTTTCAGTTTCCCGCCGGTGAATACTAACACTAAAATCTCAGAATTTGCTTCCAATGGAAATGGATTTGGCAATGGTTTCAATGGCTTTAACATGTACGACAACGACGAAGGGATTGGTGGTTCGCCATCATTTGATCCCATCCTACCTCCTTCCTACATGTGGGGGGAGTACAATGACAATCGTAACTCGACTCTAGTCTCCTTGTTCACTTCCACCTCCACCAGCATGCCGCGGCGTAGCAGCAGTCTCAACGGTGGTCATCGACTCTCCCCCACCCTCACCGACTCGCCCTCACCTCCACACAGTGGCATAGGGTCTGGGTCCGACAGGTCATCTCCCTCGCCTCCAAGTGACCATGCCCTTGTGCGGAGAATCAGGAGCGACCCTCTTGCCAGTGTGACAACGACTATGTTTGGAGCCACCCCCAGCACGACGTTCACGCCTACCTCGAGTGAGGATGCATCGGTCATTTCCTGCACCAGTGCTCTGACCGTTCCCCCCATCGCCTCGGTTGTGGACGTTTCCCTGGCCAGGAATGGCGGAATTACTTGCCCAGTTTCGGTACCCACCTTGAATGGCCGCCCTAGGAGGCAGTGCTTTATGTGCTCAGAGAGCGATATTGTGGCGGCACTAGTGCCATGCGGCCATAACCTGTTCTGCATGGAGTGCGCGAACCTGATCGTTGAGAAACCCCAGTTGGAGCGGAGCTGTCCTGTATGCCAACAAGCACCGACTCAGGCCATCCGCATCTTTTCTTAA
- the LOC117334245 gene encoding RNA-binding protein MEX3B-like isoform X2, translating into METGTCSNPKLSTMPASLYNEMNPSASYEEQRALQLAFELSMMGLNGTEEENGSVGNSSSSSSGMDLDAARKRGSANMTECVPVPSSEHVAEIVGRQGCKIKALRAKTNTYIKTPVRGEEPVFVVTGRKEDVNAAKREILSAAEHFSQIRASRRNSSVSSVSATTTPTNGTTLTTGPPSPNAPGQVTIQVRVPYRVVGLVVGPKGATIKRIQQQTHTYIVTPSRDKEPVFEVTGLTENVEKARQEIESHIALRTGGIMDSQNEDDFRSNGVDSGFHELNGSGDFNGYNKSPNGVNGTCAFNNMHNALNSGCPPPQDTNIFSFPPVNTNTKISEFASNGNGFGNGFNGFNMYDNDEGIGGSPSFDPILPPSYMWGEYNDNRNSTLVSLFTSTSTSMPRRSSSLNGGHRLSPTLTDSPSPPHSGIGSGSDRSSPSPPSDHALVRRIRSDPLASVTTTMFGATPSTTFTPTSSEDASVISCTSALTVPPIASVVDVSLARNGGITCPVSVPTLNGRPRRQCFMCSESDIVAALVPCGHNLFCMECANLIVEKPQLERSCPVCQQAPTQAIRIFS; encoded by the exons TGTTCGAACCCCAAATTGTCAACGATGCCAGCTAGCCTGTACAATGAGATGAATCCAAGTGCGAGCTACGAGGAACAGCGCGCACTGCAGTTAGCCTTCGAACTCTCGATGATGGGGTTGAACGGTACCGAGGAGGAGAATGGTTCTGTCGGGAACAGTTCGTCATCGTCATCCGGGATGGATTTGGATGCTGCGAGGAAAAGAGGCAGTGCTAACATGACGGAATGTGTACCAGTACCCAGCTCAGAACACGTGGCCGAAATCGTCGGACGACAGG gatgCAAAATTAAGGCGCTGAGAGCGAAGACAAACACATACATCAAAACCCCAGTTCGAGGTGAGGAACCTGTTTTTGTAGTTACTGGTAGGAAAGAGGATGTGAATGCCGCAAAGAGGGAAATTCTGTCTGCAGCTGAACATTTCAGTCAAATTCGTGCTTCTCGTCGCAACAGCAGTGTATCTTCAGTTTCCGCTACTACCACGCCAACAAATGGCACAACTCTAACCACAGGCCCCCCAAGTCCCAATGCTCCAGGACAGGTCACAATACAGGTGCGTGTTCCGTATAGAGTTGTGGGTCTTGTTGTTGGTCCTAAGGGAGCCACCATCAAACGAATCCAACagcaaacacacacatacatagtCACTCCCAGTCGTGACAAGGAACCAGTGTTTGAGGTCACGGGACTCACAGAGAATGTGGAGAAAGCCAGACAGGAAATCGAAAGTCACATTGCTCTCAGAACAGGAGGAATTATGGATTCTCAGAATGAGGATGATTTTCGCAGCAATGGTGTTGATTCAGGCTTCCATGAGTTGAATGGAAGTGGTGATTTCAATGGATATAACAAATCACCCAATGGAGTTAATGGTACATGTGCTTTCAACAACATGCACAATGCCCTGAACAGCGGTTGTCCACCCCCTCAAGACACCAATATTTTCAGTTTCCCGCCGGTGAATACTAACACTAAAATCTCAGAATTTGCTTCCAATGGAAATGGATTTGGCAATGGTTTCAATGGCTTTAACATGTACGACAACGACGAAGGGATTGGTGGTTCGCCATCATTTGATCCCATCCTACCTCCTTCCTACATGTGGGGGGAGTACAATGACAATCGTAACTCGACTCTAGTCTCCTTGTTCACTTCCACCTCCACCAGCATGCCGCGGCGTAGCAGCAGTCTCAACGGTGGTCATCGACTCTCCCCCACCCTCACCGACTCGCCCTCACCTCCACACAGTGGCATAGGGTCTGGGTCCGACAGGTCATCTCCCTCGCCTCCAAGTGACCATGCCCTTGTGCGGAGAATCAGGAGCGACCCTCTTGCCAGTGTGACAACGACTATGTTTGGAGCCACCCCCAGCACGACGTTCACGCCTACCTCGAGTGAGGATGCATCGGTCATTTCCTGCACCAGTGCTCTGACCGTTCCCCCCATCGCCTCGGTTGTGGACGTTTCCCTGGCCAGGAATGGCGGAATTACTTGCCCAGTTTCGGTACCCACCTTGAATGGCCGCCCTAGGAGGCAGTGCTTTATGTGCTCAGAGAGCGATATTGTGGCGGCACTAGTGCCATGCGGCCATAACCTGTTCTGCATGGAGTGCGCGAACCTGATCGTTGAGAAACCCCAGTTGGAGCGGAGCTGTCCTGTATGCCAACAAGCACCGACTCAGGCCATCCGCATCTTTTCTTAA